In Castanea sativa cultivar Marrone di Chiusa Pesio chromosome 6, ASM4071231v1, a single window of DNA contains:
- the LOC142641392 gene encoding uncharacterized protein LOC142641392, translating to MSARYLKKVLKQQEQQQQQQQEIDDEEEDHLRGNQSDLSGTRPSINPFDLLNDDDQDDPDQGDDSEVVNEPLEVNSTKEEPSALENKVDVVSTSNQKSKKKKKKKGKEGSLSSADKVEKPLDAILETLSLEPNSSGHQGGPAKAKAANAKDGGKLVKQCVLQVDSKYLNAENELRRIFGSKVVKSFEKSHQAGSSRQVRGGRRGILPHRKTILVTPSDHWPRWDGSVSMEFLETRDGYHYFRYVHSSSYGQAQRKFETDKAIHDLNGIASILLHHPYHLDSLITMAEYFKFVGEHQMSADAIAKSLYALECAWDAMFTPLQGNCQLKFSHETNKPLFSALFTHMRNMDRRGYHRSALEVCKLLLSLDSDDPMGAMFCIDYLSLRAEEYAWLEQFSEGYKSDNSLWLFPNFSYSLAVCRFYLEKEESSKDSHMDNTKATSNDLMKQALMLYPSVLKKLVAKVPLKDRVWTEILKHALFRSDEAGIPSLDHLINLYVERNYIIWRLPDLQKLLRDAAKQVIETQETNRSEAKDWACVRKEVFSSEKNEYGHLLVSDFSDSMPTIPPENLQNFMVDPRMMREGIQNEIQDANPPGNGRAPRDVANRNALAVLFESLLPWVHYGDGDGVDEDNQPNGVDQGNEE from the exons ATGTCGGCTCGATATCTGAAAAAGGTTTTGAAACAACAagaacaacagcaacaacaacaacaagaaattgatgatgaagaagaagaccatCTGAGAGGCAATCAATCTGACTTGTCTGGTACTCGCCCCTCAATCAATCCCTTTGACCTTCTCAACGACGATGACCAAGATGACCCTGATCAG GGGGATGATTCAGAGGTCGTTAATGAACCCTTGGAGGTAAATAGTACTAAGGAAGAACCTTCCGCATTGGAAAATAAGGTTGATGTGGTTTCAACATCCAATCAAAagtccaagaaaaagaaaaagaagaaaggcaAGGAGGGTTCTCTCTCAAGTGCAGATAAAGTAGAAAAACCCTTGGATGCGATTCTAGAAACTTTATCTTTGGAACCTAACTCTTCTGGTCACCAAGGTGGCCCTGCAAAAGCCAAAGCTGCAAATGCAAAAGATGGGGGCAAGCTGGTTAAACAATGCGTACTACAAGTGGATTCCAAATATTTGAATGCTGAGAATGAGCTACGAAGAATATTTGGTTCTAAGGTGGTGAAGTCATTTGAGAAAAGTCATCAAGCTGGCAGTTCTAGACAGGTACGAGGTGGACGTCGTGGGATCCTTCCTCATAGAAAGACTATTCTTGTCACTCCTTCTGACCACTGGCCTCGCTGGGATGGTTCTGTGTCCATGGAATTCCTGGAAACACGGGATGGATACCACTACTTCAG ATATGTACATTCCTCGTCCTATGGTCAAGCTCAGAGAAAATTTGAAACTGACAAGGCTATTCATGATCTCAATGGTATTGCAAGTATTTTGTTACACCATCCTTATCACTTAGATTCACTGATAACGATGGCGGAATATTTCAAGTTTGTGGGTGAACATCAAATGTCGGCAGATGCTATAGCAAAGAGTTTATATGCCTTGGAGTGTGCGTGGGATGCAATGTTCACTCCTTTGCAGGGTAATTGCCAATTAAAATTCAGCCATGAAACCAACAAACCACTATTCTCAGCACTTTTCACTCACATGAGAAATATGGATAGACGTGGCTATCATCGGTCTGCTCTGGAAGTTTGTAAACTGTTGCTGTCATTGGATTCAGATGATCCAATGGGTGCCATGTTCTGCATTGACTACTTATCTTTGAGGGCAGAGGAGTATGCATGGCTAGAACAGTTCTCTGAGGGCTATAAAAGTGACAACTCTCTATGGTTGTTTCCAAATTTCTCATATTCGCTTGCTGTTTGCCGGTTTTATCTTGAGAAAGAGGAATCCTCAAAAGATTCTCATATGGATAATACAAAGGCTACTTCGAACGACCTTATGAAGCAGGCTTTGATGCTTTATCCCTCTGTCTTGAAGAAACTTGTAGCAAAGGTACCTTTGAAGGATAGGGTGTGGACAGAGATACTAAAGCATGCTTTATTTCGATCAGATGAAGCAGGAATCCCGTCGTTGGATCACTTGATTAATTTATATGTGGAGAGGAATTACATCATTTGGAGGCTACCAGATCTGCAAAAATTGCTCAGGGATGCTGCAAAGCAGGTTATTGAAACACAGGAAACTAATAGGAGTGAGGCCAAGGATTGGGCTTGTGTGAGAAAAGAAGTATTCTCCTCTGAAAAAAATGA GTATGGCCATTTATTGGTTTCAGATTTCTCTGATTCAATGCCAACTATTCCACCTGAAAACCTGCAAAATTTCATGGTTGACCCAAGGATGATGAGGGAGGGTATACAGAATGAGATCCAAGATGCCAATCCACCCGGCAATGGCCGTGCTCCCCGTGATGTTGCAAATCGGAATGCATTAGCTGTCTTGTTCGAGTCATTGTTACCATGGGTTCATTATGGGGATGGAGATGGAGTTGATGAGGATAACCAACCTAATGGGGTTGACCAAGGCAATGAAGAATAG